A stretch of Blautia liquoris DNA encodes these proteins:
- a CDS encoding xylulokinase yields MENSKIKNHEDSVKDVIREGRTVLGIELGSTRIKAVLIGEDYALIASGSQTWENRYEDGIWTYRIEDVWKGLQDSYYQMTCDVKKRYGMSLKTIGAIGFSGMMHGYMAFDKDGKLLVPFRTWRNNITGEAADKLTEVFHFQIPQRWSVAHLYQAMLNQEDHVGKIDYLTTLAGYIHWKLTGKRVLGIGEASGVFPIDSELKTFRPDLVEKFDQLDESRRYSWKLSEILPRVLTAGEAAGNLTDEGAKLLDVSGMLQSGIPLCPPEGDAGTGMAATNSVAKRTGNVSAGTSVFAMVVLEKELSKVYSKLDMVTTPSGDPVAMVHCQNCTSDLNAWVGLFKETLECFGIKPDMDELYGILYRKALEGDPDCGGLLAYNYYSGEHITDFTEGRPLFVRSAENSLNLANFMRVHLSTALGALKVGADILFKEEGVKVDKLTGHGGLFRTKEVGQRILAAAMNTPVSVLKTAGEGGPWGSALLASYMINREEDESLDTFLENRVFTGQESKTIQPDPKEAAGFEAFTRRYKKGLAIERAAVETLL; encoded by the coding sequence ATGGAGAATAGCAAAATAAAAAATCATGAAGATTCAGTGAAAGATGTGATCAGGGAAGGCCGAACGGTTCTTGGCATTGAATTGGGATCCACGAGAATAAAAGCAGTTCTGATCGGTGAGGATTATGCTCTGATTGCTTCCGGTTCACAGACATGGGAAAATCGCTATGAGGATGGCATCTGGACTTATCGCATAGAGGATGTGTGGAAAGGACTTCAGGACAGCTATTATCAGATGACTTGTGATGTGAAGAAAAGATATGGAATGTCTCTTAAGACAATCGGCGCAATCGGATTCAGCGGCATGATGCACGGCTATATGGCCTTTGATAAAGATGGAAAACTTCTGGTTCCGTTCCGAACATGGCGAAATAATATCACTGGCGAGGCTGCGGACAAGCTGACGGAAGTTTTTCATTTTCAGATACCACAGCGCTGGTCTGTAGCTCACCTATATCAGGCTATGTTAAATCAGGAGGATCATGTTGGAAAAATTGACTATCTGACAACCCTTGCGGGGTACATACATTGGAAGCTGACGGGAAAGAGAGTTTTGGGAATCGGAGAGGCTTCCGGGGTTTTTCCAATTGACTCAGAACTTAAGACGTTCCGTCCCGATCTTGTGGAGAAATTTGATCAATTGGATGAGAGCCGAAGATATTCGTGGAAGCTTTCCGAGATTCTTCCCAGAGTTTTGACAGCCGGTGAAGCCGCCGGAAATCTGACAGATGAGGGGGCAAAACTACTGGATGTCAGCGGCATGCTGCAAAGCGGAATTCCCCTTTGCCCTCCGGAAGGAGATGCCGGTACCGGGATGGCGGCGACCAATTCTGTTGCAAAGCGGACAGGAAATGTATCTGCTGGAACGTCTGTCTTTGCGATGGTTGTGCTGGAAAAGGAACTGTCAAAGGTATATTCAAAACTAGATATGGTAACTACTCCTTCCGGTGATCCGGTAGCTATGGTTCATTGCCAGAACTGTACTTCGGATCTGAACGCATGGGTGGGACTATTTAAAGAAACCTTAGAGTGTTTTGGCATAAAGCCTGATATGGATGAGCTGTATGGGATCCTCTATCGAAAAGCGTTAGAAGGCGACCCTGACTGTGGCGGACTGCTCGCCTATAATTATTATTCCGGGGAGCATATCACGGATTTCACAGAAGGACGTCCGCTCTTTGTAAGATCGGCTGAAAATAGCTTAAATCTTGCTAATTTTATGCGTGTCCATCTGTCTACGGCTCTCGGTGCACTCAAGGTTGGAGCAGATATTCTGTTTAAAGAAGAAGGAGTAAAGGTCGATAAGCTGACCGGACACGGCGGACTCTTCAGGACAAAAGAAGTAGGGCAGCGAATTCTCGCTGCGGCCATGAACACACCGGTCTCGGTCCTGAAGACTGCCGGAGAAGGAGGGCCATGGGGAAGTGCGCTGCTCGCCTCATATATGATAAATAGAGAAGAAGATGAGAGTCTGGATACTTTTCTTGAGAATAGGGTCTTTACCGGTCAGGAGAGCAAAACGATACAACCTGATCCAAAAGAAGCAGCCGGCTTTGAGGCATTTACCAGGCGCTATAAGAAAGGCCTTGCAATTGAAAGAGCAGCAGTAGAGACATTATTATGA
- a CDS encoding DUF5662 family protein has translation MHIWKHFKTITKHRFLVMGYCFKIGLYRQGFMHDLSKYSWTEFSRGCRYYQGNRSPNNAEREETGISEAWLHHKGRNRHHFEYWIDYSADPGCKTVIEGMRMPKKYVAEMVMDRICASRVYKGDNYSSNDPLEYYRNSKDHLWFVHPEVKKELEYLLTMLAEKGEDVTLSYIKNIFLRE, from the coding sequence ATGCACATCTGGAAACATTTTAAGACAATAACAAAACATAGATTTCTCGTCATGGGGTACTGCTTTAAAATCGGATTATACCGACAGGGTTTCATGCATGATTTGTCAAAATATTCATGGACAGAATTTTCCAGAGGATGTAGATATTATCAGGGAAACAGAAGTCCGAACAATGCCGAGCGTGAAGAAACTGGAATTTCCGAGGCATGGCTTCATCACAAAGGCCGTAACAGACATCACTTCGAATATTGGATTGATTATAGTGCCGATCCGGGATGTAAAACAGTGATCGAAGGCATGAGGATGCCAAAAAAATATGTGGCAGAGATGGTGATGGACAGGATCTGTGCATCCAGAGTGTACAAAGGTGATAATTATTCATCAAATGACCCGCTCGAATATTACAGGAATAGCAAAGACCATCTCTGGTTTGTTCATCCTGAAGTAAAGAAGGAACTGGAATATCTTCTTACGATGCTCGCCGAAAAAGGTGAAGACGTGACACTTAGTTATATTAAAAATATATTTTTGCGTGAATGA
- a CDS encoding alpha-amylase family glycosyl hydrolase, whose amino-acid sequence MKKLKTYPGWKISSGDPARMGAHKVGKGYSFTVQIADEEEASLLLFKKENPKEVYRVPLPVTERIGEIRSVRIEPLDARQWYYGYESGHKYFLDPYACEIAQMSGQGKPYLIPHDMTKGCIIPKTPVLTTKPPRIPYEDSIIYKTNVRGFTMSRGSNTKDGGTFSGVINKIPYLKELGITALELMPVYEFYDILDFDLLHIRDEKQRKTVDLDQMKRNYWGYGPALYYAPKALYGLPGHTRTDLVSQFADLVDALHKEKMECILEFFFTPDIRPEVVLDILHYWTLTFRVDGFHLMGDHILANHIAADPLLRDTKLIYTGFDTAAIYGENVKPSFKNLAEHNLSFEHLMRKFLKGDDGCAESAAYKLRRNPTGCGQINYFADHDGFTMADMVMYEQKHNESNGENNRDGTDLNYTWNCGMEGPASNKKICSLRRQQMRNAWLILMTAQGTPLIYGGDENCNSASGNNNPYCQDNAIGWQDWNRKKDTLAMRKFVKNCIQFRKSHPVLHQSEEPRLTDYKSLGYPDLSYHGDEAWFPQMEYNSKTLGILYYGAYGTKRDDVKDESVYIALNMSSSEQKLALPDLSEKEVWKIAADTSMKDGFYPPGKEQEVSGIRKITVPPRTVMVLISGQTKKQGGH is encoded by the coding sequence ATGAAGAAGCTTAAGACATATCCCGGATGGAAAATTTCTTCGGGCGATCCTGCAAGGATGGGAGCCCACAAGGTTGGAAAGGGATACAGTTTTACAGTGCAAATTGCTGATGAAGAGGAAGCTTCTCTTTTGTTGTTTAAAAAAGAGAATCCTAAAGAAGTATATAGAGTTCCTCTGCCTGTTACAGAACGAATCGGGGAGATACGTTCTGTAAGAATAGAGCCGCTGGACGCCAGACAGTGGTATTACGGCTATGAGTCAGGGCATAAATACTTTTTGGATCCTTATGCATGTGAGATTGCACAGATGAGCGGTCAAGGGAAACCATATCTTATACCGCACGATATGACAAAGGGGTGTATCATCCCTAAAACACCGGTCCTTACAACAAAGCCGCCCAGAATTCCATATGAAGATTCTATTATCTATAAGACCAATGTCAGGGGCTTTACTATGAGCCGCGGTTCGAATACGAAAGATGGAGGTACCTTTTCTGGCGTAATAAATAAAATTCCATACCTGAAAGAATTGGGAATTACGGCACTAGAGCTCATGCCGGTCTATGAATTTTATGATATTTTAGATTTTGATCTGCTTCATATCCGGGATGAGAAACAAAGGAAAACAGTCGACCTGGATCAGATGAAGAGAAATTACTGGGGATATGGTCCGGCTCTTTATTATGCTCCAAAAGCTTTGTATGGATTACCTGGTCATACCCGTACTGATCTGGTCAGCCAATTTGCCGATCTCGTGGATGCACTTCACAAGGAGAAGATGGAATGTATCCTTGAATTCTTTTTTACTCCGGATATCAGGCCGGAGGTGGTTCTCGATATTCTTCATTATTGGACACTAACCTTTAGAGTAGATGGATTTCATCTGATGGGAGATCACATTCTTGCGAATCATATTGCAGCAGACCCTCTTTTAAGAGATACGAAATTGATTTATACAGGATTTGACACAGCAGCGATCTATGGAGAAAATGTAAAGCCATCCTTTAAAAATCTGGCTGAGCACAATCTTTCATTCGAACATCTTATGAGAAAATTTCTGAAAGGAGATGACGGGTGTGCTGAATCTGCAGCGTATAAGCTTCGAAGAAATCCCACCGGTTGTGGGCAGATCAATTATTTTGCAGACCATGATGGCTTTACCATGGCTGACATGGTAATGTACGAACAGAAACACAACGAAAGTAACGGCGAAAATAACCGCGACGGCACAGATTTGAATTATACATGGAACTGTGGGATGGAAGGCCCTGCATCGAATAAAAAAATCTGTTCACTTCGGAGACAGCAGATGAGGAATGCGTGGCTTATACTTATGACTGCACAGGGAACTCCCCTCATCTATGGCGGAGATGAAAACTGCAATTCGGCCTCCGGCAATAATAACCCCTATTGTCAGGATAATGCAATTGGATGGCAGGATTGGAATCGAAAAAAAGACACCCTTGCAATGAGAAAGTTTGTAAAAAACTGTATTCAATTTCGAAAGAGTCATCCTGTTTTACACCAGAGCGAGGAGCCCAGACTCACAGATTATAAGTCACTTGGATATCCGGATCTGTCGTATCACGGTGACGAGGCCTGGTTTCCTCAGATGGAGTATAACAGCAAAACTTTGGGCATTCTATATTATGGTGCCTATGGTACAAAAAGGGATGATGTAAAGGATGAGTCGGTCTATATTGCTCTGAATATGAGCAGCAGTGAGCAAAAACTGGCTCTTCCTGATCTGAGCGAAAAAGAAGTCTGGAAGATTGCCGCCGATACGAGTATGAAAGATGGATTTTATCCGCCGGGTAAAGAGCAGGAAGTGTCCGGGATAAGGAAGATAACTGTTCCGCCCCGGACGGTTATGGTTTTAATATCGGGACAAACTAAAAAACAGGGTGGTCATTGA